The following proteins are co-located in the Streptomyces sp. NBC_00435 genome:
- a CDS encoding DUF721 domain-containing protein, translating to MSDGTQGGQQPQEPVRKTPEPSGVDLARQALAAAREQARARGNAAQGKKRQQQPGLRSGARADGRDPMPLMAALDRLRTERGWEMPMAVAGVMERWPEIVGQDIAAHCVPDRYDDRELVVRCDSSAWAAQLKLLAPQLVARLNADLGQGTVRLIKVHGPGGGPKRYGAWRAPGSTGPGDTYG from the coding sequence GTGAGCGACGGCACGCAGGGCGGTCAGCAGCCCCAGGAGCCGGTGCGCAAGACGCCCGAGCCCTCGGGGGTGGACCTGGCGCGGCAGGCGCTGGCGGCGGCGCGCGAGCAGGCGCGGGCCCGGGGCAACGCGGCCCAGGGCAAGAAGCGCCAGCAGCAGCCGGGCCTGCGCTCGGGTGCCCGCGCGGACGGCCGGGACCCGATGCCGCTGATGGCGGCGCTGGACCGGCTGCGCACGGAGCGCGGCTGGGAGATGCCGATGGCGGTGGCGGGCGTGATGGAGCGCTGGCCGGAGATCGTCGGCCAGGACATCGCGGCGCACTGCGTGCCGGACCGCTACGACGACCGCGAGCTGGTGGTGCGCTGCGATTCCTCGGCGTGGGCGGCGCAGCTGAAGCTGCTGGCCCCGCAGCTGGTGGCCCGGCTCAACGCGGACCTGGGCCAGGGCACGGTCCGGCTGATCAAGGTCCACGGGCCCGGTGGCGGGCCGAAGCGGTACGGGGCGTGGCGGGCTCCGGGGAGCACCGGACCCGGCGACACCTACGGGTGA
- the gyrB gene encoding DNA topoisomerase (ATP-hydrolyzing) subunit B: MLCQKGRFVADSGNPNDNQSTVGQNGEVTSSYDASAIQVLEGLDAVRKRPGMYIGSTGERGLHHLVYEVVDNSVDEALAGHADTIDVTILADGGVRVIDNGRGIPVGIVPSEGKPAVEVVLTVLHAGGKFGGGGYAVSGGLHGVGVSVVNALSTKVAVEVKTDGHRWTQDYKLGVPTAALAQNEETSETGTSVTFWADGDIFETTEYSFETLSRRFQEMAFLNKGLTLSLTDERESAKATMGADTAEEPDDQQARTVKYYYEGGIVDFVKYLNARKGELIHPTVIDVEAEDKERMLSVEIAMQWNSQYTEGVYSFANTIHTHEGGTHEEGFRAAMTGLVNRYAREKKFLREKDDNLAGEDIREGLTAIISVKLGEPQFEGQTKTKLGNTEAKTFVQKVVHEHLNDWFDRNPNEAADIIRKSIQAATARVAARKARDLTRRKGLLESASLPGKLSDCQSNDPTKCEIFIVEGDSAGGSAKSGRNPMYQAILPIRGKILNVEKARIDKILQNTEVQALISAFGTGVHEDFDIEKLRYHKIILMADADVDGQHINTLLLTFLFRFMRPLVEAGHVYLSRPPLYKIKWGRDDFEYAYSDRERDALVELGKQNGKRIKEDSIQRFKGLGEMNAEELRITTMDIDHRVLGQVTLDDAAQADDLFSVLMGEDVEARRSFIQRNAKDVRFLDI; this comes from the coding sequence GTGCTGTGCCAGAAAGGGCGCTTCGTGGCCGATTCCGGCAACCCCAACGACAACCAGTCCACAGTCGGCCAGAACGGCGAGGTCACCTCCTCGTACGACGCCAGTGCGATCCAGGTCCTGGAGGGCCTGGACGCGGTCCGCAAGCGGCCCGGCATGTACATCGGCTCGACCGGTGAGCGCGGGCTCCACCACCTGGTCTACGAGGTGGTCGACAACTCGGTCGACGAGGCCCTGGCCGGACACGCGGACACCATCGACGTGACGATCCTCGCCGACGGCGGCGTGCGCGTGATCGACAACGGCCGCGGTATCCCGGTCGGCATCGTGCCGTCCGAGGGGAAGCCGGCGGTCGAGGTCGTGCTGACGGTCCTGCACGCGGGCGGCAAGTTCGGCGGCGGCGGCTACGCCGTCTCCGGCGGTCTGCACGGCGTCGGCGTCTCCGTCGTGAACGCCCTGTCCACCAAGGTCGCGGTCGAGGTCAAGACCGACGGCCACCGCTGGACCCAGGACTACAAGCTCGGCGTCCCGACGGCCGCCCTCGCCCAGAACGAGGAGACGTCCGAGACCGGTACCTCCGTCACCTTCTGGGCCGACGGCGACATCTTCGAGACGACCGAGTACTCCTTCGAGACGCTCTCGCGCCGCTTCCAGGAGATGGCCTTCCTCAACAAGGGCCTGACCCTCTCGCTGACGGACGAGCGCGAGTCGGCGAAGGCGACGATGGGCGCGGACACCGCCGAGGAGCCCGACGACCAGCAGGCGCGCACCGTGAAGTACTACTACGAGGGCGGCATCGTCGACTTCGTGAAGTACCTGAACGCGCGCAAGGGCGAGTTGATCCACCCGACGGTCATCGACGTCGAGGCCGAGGACAAGGAGCGCATGCTCTCGGTCGAGATCGCGATGCAGTGGAACTCGCAGTACACCGAGGGTGTGTACTCCTTCGCGAACACCATCCACACCCACGAGGGCGGTACCCACGAAGAGGGCTTCCGCGCGGCGATGACCGGTCTGGTCAACCGCTACGCGCGGGAGAAGAAGTTCCTGCGCGAGAAGGACGACAACCTCGCGGGCGAGGACATCCGCGAGGGTCTGACGGCGATCATCTCGGTGAAGCTGGGCGAGCCGCAGTTCGAGGGCCAGACCAAGACCAAGCTGGGCAACACGGAGGCCAAGACCTTCGTGCAGAAGGTCGTGCACGAGCACCTCAACGACTGGTTCGACCGGAATCCGAACGAGGCCGCGGACATCATCCGCAAGTCGATCCAGGCGGCCACGGCGCGCGTCGCGGCCCGCAAGGCCCGTGACCTCACCCGTCGCAAGGGTCTGCTGGAGAGTGCCTCGCTGCCCGGCAAGCTGTCGGACTGTCAGTCGAACGACCCGACCAAGTGCGAGATCTTCATCGTCGAGGGCGACTCGGCCGGCGGCTCCGCGAAGTCCGGCCGCAACCCGATGTACCAGGCCATCCTGCCCATCCGCGGCAAGATCCTGAACGTCGAGAAGGCACGGATCGACAAGATCCTCCAGAACACCGAGGTCCAGGCACTGATCAGCGCCTTCGGTACCGGTGTCCACGAGGACTTCGACATCGAGAAGCTCCGCTATCACAAGATCATCCTGATGGCGGACGCCGACGTCGACGGCCAGCACATCAACACCCTGCTGCTGACCTTCCTGTTCCGCTTCATGCGGCCGCTGGTCGAGGCAGGTCACGTCTACCTGTCGCGCCCCCCGCTGTACAAGATCAAGTGGGGCCGGGACGACTTCGAGTACGCCTACTCGGACCGCGAGCGCGACGCGCTCGTGGAACTCGGCAAGCAGAACGGCAAGCGCATCAAGGAAGACTCCATCCAGCGCTTCAAGGGTCTGGGCGAGATGAACGCCGAGGAACTGCGCATCACCACCATGGACATCGACCACCGCGTGCTCGGCCAGGTCACCCTGGACGACGCCGCACAGGCCGACGACCTGTTCTCGGTGCTGATGGGAGAGGACGTCGAAGCCCGGCGCTCCTTCATCCAGCGCAACGCCAAGGACGTTCGGTTCCTCGACATCTGA
- the gyrA gene encoding DNA gyrase subunit A — protein MADETTPTAENTEEEQPVVRIEPVGLETEMQRSYLDYAMSVIVSRALPDVRDGLKPVHRRVLYAMYDGGYRPEKGFYKCARVVGDVMGTYHPHGDSSIYDALVRLAQPWSLRMPLVDSNGNFGSPGNDPAAAMRYTECKLMPLAMEMLRDIDEETVDFTDNYDGRNQEPTVLPARFPNLLINGSAGIAVGMATNIPPHNLREVAAGAQWALEHPEASHEELQDALIERIKGPDFPSGALVVGRKGIEEAYRTGRGSITMRAVVEVEEIQNRQCLVVTELPYQTNPDNLAQKIADLVKDGKVGGIADVRDETSSRTGQRLVIVLKRDAVAKVVLNNLYKHTDLQTNFGANMLALVDGVPRTLSIDAFIRHWVTHQIEVIVRRTRFRLRKAEERAHILRGLLKALDAIDEVIALIRRSNTVDIAREGLMGLLSIDEIQANAILEMQLRRLAALERQKIVAEHDELQAKINEYNAILASEERQRQIVSEELAAIVEKFGDDRRSKLVPFDGDMSMEDLIAEEDIVVTITHGGYVKRTKTEDYRSQKRGGKGVRGTKLKQDDLVDHFFVSTTHHWLLFFTNKGRVYRSKAYELPDAGRDARGQHVANLLAFQPDEKIAQILAIRDYEAAPYLILATKGGLVKKTALKDYDSPRSGGVIAINLRETEDGSDDELIGAELVSAEDDLLLISKKAQSIRFTATDDALRPMGRATSGVKGMSFRGGDELLSMSVVRPGTFVFTATDGGYAKRTPVDEYRVQGRGGLGIKAAKIVEDRGSLVGALVVDETDEILAITLGGGVIRTRVNEVRETGRDTMGVQLINLGKRDAVVGIARNAEAGQEADEVDDSENEIGTDAAVEGQAAEAAGGTEPSAGEHEE, from the coding sequence ATGGCCGACGAAACCACGCCCACTGCCGAGAACACCGAGGAAGAGCAGCCCGTCGTGCGCATCGAGCCCGTGGGGCTCGAGACGGAGATGCAGCGCTCCTACCTCGACTACGCGATGTCCGTCATCGTCTCCCGCGCGCTGCCCGACGTACGGGACGGCCTCAAGCCGGTCCACCGTCGTGTGCTGTACGCGATGTACGACGGTGGCTACCGGCCCGAGAAGGGCTTCTACAAGTGCGCCCGCGTCGTCGGCGACGTCATGGGCACGTACCACCCGCACGGTGACTCCTCGATCTACGACGCCCTGGTCCGCCTGGCCCAGCCGTGGTCGCTGCGCATGCCGCTGGTGGACTCCAACGGCAACTTCGGCTCCCCGGGCAACGACCCGGCGGCCGCGATGCGGTACACCGAGTGCAAGCTCATGCCGCTGGCCATGGAGATGCTCCGGGACATCGACGAGGAGACCGTCGACTTCACGGACAACTACGACGGCCGCAACCAGGAGCCGACGGTCCTGCCGGCGCGCTTCCCGAACCTGCTGATCAACGGCTCCGCCGGTATCGCGGTCGGTATGGCCACCAACATCCCGCCGCACAACCTGCGCGAGGTCGCGGCCGGCGCCCAGTGGGCGCTGGAGCACCCGGAGGCCTCGCACGAGGAGCTCCAGGACGCGCTCATCGAGCGGATCAAGGGCCCGGACTTCCCGTCGGGAGCCCTGGTCGTGGGCCGCAAGGGCATCGAGGAGGCGTACCGGACCGGTCGCGGCTCCATCACGATGCGCGCGGTGGTGGAGGTCGAGGAGATCCAGAACCGCCAGTGCCTGGTGGTCACGGAGCTCCCGTACCAGACCAACCCCGACAACCTGGCGCAGAAGATCGCCGACCTGGTGAAGGACGGCAAGGTCGGCGGCATCGCCGACGTCCGCGACGAGACCTCGTCCCGGACCGGCCAGCGCCTGGTGATCGTCCTCAAGCGCGACGCCGTCGCCAAGGTCGTGCTGAACAACCTGTACAAGCACACCGACCTGCAGACGAACTTCGGCGCGAACATGCTGGCGCTGGTGGACGGCGTGCCGCGCACGCTGTCGATCGACGCGTTCATCCGCCACTGGGTGACGCACCAGATCGAGGTCATCGTCCGGCGCACGCGCTTCCGTCTGCGCAAGGCGGAGGAGCGCGCCCACATCCTGCGCGGTCTGCTCAAGGCGCTGGACGCGATCGACGAGGTCATCGCGCTGATCCGGCGCAGCAACACGGTCGACATCGCCCGCGAGGGCCTGATGGGCCTGCTGTCGATCGACGAGATCCAGGCGAACGCGATCCTGGAGATGCAGCTGCGCCGCCTGGCGGCCCTGGAGCGGCAGAAGATCGTCGCCGAGCACGACGAGCTCCAGGCCAAGATCAACGAGTACAACGCGATCCTGGCCTCCGAGGAGCGTCAGCGGCAGATCGTCAGTGAGGAACTGGCGGCCATCGTCGAGAAGTTCGGCGACGACCGGCGTTCCAAGCTGGTGCCCTTCGACGGCGACATGTCCATGGAGGACCTGATCGCCGAAGAGGACATCGTCGTCACGATCACCCACGGCGGCTACGTCAAGCGCACCAAGACCGAGGACTACCGCTCGCAGAAGCGCGGCGGCAAGGGCGTGCGCGGCACGAAGCTGAAGCAGGACGACCTCGTCGACCACTTCTTCGTGTCCACCACGCACCACTGGCTGCTGTTCTTCACGAACAAGGGCCGCGTCTACCGCTCCAAGGCGTACGAGCTCCCGGACGCCGGCCGTGACGCCCGCGGGCAGCACGTCGCGAACCTGCTGGCCTTCCAGCCGGACGAGAAGATCGCCCAGATCCTCGCGATCCGCGACTACGAGGCCGCCCCGTACCTGATCCTGGCCACCAAGGGCGGCCTGGTGAAGAAGACGGCGCTCAAGGACTACGACTCGCCCCGTTCGGGTGGTGTCATCGCCATCAACCTGCGGGAAACCGAGGACGGCAGCGACGACGAGCTGATCGGCGCCGAGCTGGTGTCCGCCGAGGACGACCTGCTGCTCATCAGCAAGAAGGCGCAGTCGATCCGCTTCACGGCGACCGACGACGCGCTGCGCCCGATGGGCCGCGCGACCTCGGGTGTGAAGGGCATGAGTTTCCGCGGAGGGGACGAACTCCTCTCCATGAGTGTGGTCCGGCCCGGTACGTTCGTCTTCACCGCGACCGACGGCGGCTACGCCAAGCGGACGCCGGTGGACGAGTACCGCGTCCAGGGCCGCGGCGGTCTGGGCATCAAGGCCGCGAAGATCGTGGAGGACCGCGGTTCGCTCGTCGGGGCGCTCGTGGTCGACGAAACGGACGAGATTCTCGCCATCACGCTCGGCGGTGGTGTGATTCGTACGCGCGTCAACGAAGTACGGGAGACCGGCCGTGACACCATGGGCGTCCAGCTGATCAACCTGGGCAAGCGTGATGCCGTCGTCGGCATCGCCCGCAACGCGGAGGCCGGTCAGGAAGCTGACGAGGTCGACGACAGCGAGAACGAGATCGGGACCGACGCGGCGGTCGAAGGACAGGCCGCCGAGGCTGCCGGGGGCACGGAGCCCTCGGCTGGGGAGCACGAGGAGTAA
- a CDS encoding DUF3566 domain-containing protein gives MTDTRGAQPPQPHQPPQAGPQQPYHPPQAYSVPSGPGAPRGTGDPGVQRKPRTGARTAPRTRKARLRVAKADPWSVMKVSFLLSIALGVCTIVASVVLWMVMDAMGIFSSVGGTISEATGSNESNGFDLQSFLSLPRVLIFTSVISVIDVVLMTALATLGAFIYNLSAGFVGGVELTLAEDE, from the coding sequence GTGACGGACACCCGAGGAGCCCAGCCGCCGCAGCCGCACCAGCCGCCGCAGGCCGGACCTCAGCAGCCCTACCACCCGCCGCAGGCGTACTCGGTGCCCTCGGGCCCCGGGGCGCCGCGCGGTACCGGGGACCCCGGAGTGCAGCGCAAGCCGCGCACGGGGGCCCGTACGGCGCCCAGGACGCGCAAGGCGCGGCTCAGGGTGGCCAAGGCCGACCCGTGGTCGGTGATGAAGGTCAGCTTCCTGCTGTCGATCGCGCTGGGCGTGTGCACGATCGTGGCGTCGGTGGTGCTGTGGATGGTCATGGACGCCATGGGCATCTTCTCCAGCGTCGGCGGCACGATCAGTGAGGCGACGGGCTCGAACGAGAGCAACGGCTTCGACCTCCAGAGCTTCCTGTCGCTGCCGCGCGTTCTGATCTTCACGTCGGTGATCTCGGTCATCGACGTGGTGCTCATGACGGCGCTGGCGACCCTGGGCGCGTTCATCTACAACCTGTCGGCGGGCTTCGTCGGCGGTGTGGAGCTGACGCTCGCCGAAGACGAGTAG
- a CDS encoding DLW-39 family protein → MKKLLLVALAAIGGLLVYRQIQADRAEQDLWTEATDSVPSGSGV, encoded by the coding sequence GTGAAGAAGCTGCTCCTGGTCGCACTGGCCGCCATCGGCGGGCTCCTCGTGTACCGCCAGATCCAGGCGGACCGCGCCGAGCAGGACCTGTGGACGGAGGCAACTGACTCCGTGCCTTCTGGTTCCGGTGTGTGA